GCCCGACGGCACCCTCACCGACGCCAAGGTCTTCTACGACGCCTCCGCCGACCAGCGCCCCGGCGTACCCGACGGCATGAAGGTCGACCGCCAGGGCAATATCTACAGCTCCGGCCCCGGCGGCATCTGGATCATCTCGCCCGCGGGCAAGCCCCTGGCCGTGCTGCACACACCGCTCAACGCCTCCAACGTGGCCTGGGCCGGAGCCGACCGCAAGACCCTCTACATCACCGCGACCGACAGCATCTATCGCATCCACCTCAACATCCCCGGCGCGTAGCACCACGCCCAGCAGCACGAGAGGAACCACCGTTGACCTTCTCACCTGCATCTCCTACCTCTCCCGAGGTCAAGAAGGACCAGCGCAAACGCTGGTTCCTCCTGATGCCCGCCATCTTCATCACCTACTCGCTGGCCTACCTCGACCGCGCCAACTACGGCTTCGGCGCGGCCGCCGGGCTGGCCAAAACCCTGAACATCAGCGGCTCCCAGACCGCCATCCTCGGCTCGCTCTTCTTCCTCGGGTACTTCATCTTCCAGATCCCCGGAGCCATGTACGCCCGCCGCCACAGCGCCGCCCGCCTCATCTTCATCGCGCTCGTCGCCTGGGGCTCTCTGGCCGCGCTTACCGGCGTCATCCGCAACTTCTGGCTGCTCGTGCTCGACCGCTTCGTCCTCGGCATCGCCGAGAGCCTCATCATGCCCGCCGCACTGCTCCTGCTCACCAACTGGTTCACCCGCCAGGAGCGTTCGCGCGCCAACACCTTCCTCATCCTCGGCAACCCCGTCACCGTCCTCTGGATGTCGGCCATCACCGGCTACCTCATCCACTCCTTCGGCTGGCAGAAGACCTTCATCATCGAGGGCATCCCCTCGGTCCTCTGGGCCTTCGTATGGCTCGTGCTGGTACGCGACCACCCCCACCAGGCCAAGTGGCTCTCTGCCGAGGCCAGCGCCGACCTCGCCCACCAGCTCGCACTCGAGCAGCGCAGCCTGCCCCCCATCGCCAATCTCGGCCTCGCGCTCCGCCGCCCCGATGTCCTCATCTTCTGCGCCATGTACTTCTGCTGGAGCATCGGCATGTACGCCTTCGTGCTCTGGCTCCCCACCATCATCCAGCAGGGGCTTTCAAAGGGCATCGAGGCCACCGGCCTGCTCTCGGCCGCGCCCTACGTCCTCGGTGTCATCGCCATGATCGTCACCTCGCAGATCTCGGATCGGACCCAGCGCCGCGGTTCTCTCGTCTGGCCCTCCATGCTCTTCGCGGGCTTCGCGCTTCTCATCTCCTCCTTCCTGGCCGCACACAGCTTCTGGCTGGCCTACATTGGCCTCATCCTCACCGCGGGCGGCCTCTACGCTCCCTACGGCCCCTTCTTCGCCATGATCCCCGAGATCATCCCCGCCAACGTCGCCGCCGGAGTCATCGCCGCAGTCAACAGCGCCGGGGCACTCGGCGGCTTCTTCGGCACCTGGCTGGTGGGCGAGCTACAAGCCCGCACCGGCGGCTCGAAGGCGGGCCTGCTCTTCATGTCCTTCTCGACCATCCTCTCCGGCCTGCTCATGCTCTGCATCAAGCGCACCTCGCCCAACTCGAGCGAGTCTGCCGGACCGTATGATCTAAGCCAAGCCGAACCTACTTAGTCCTGCCGGACAGGCCTCCTGCGCGGAGGGCGGTCACTTCGTGACTTTCATACTTGTCTCGGCAGAATCAACAGCATCGGTCCTCCTGCTGGTCAGAGATAAAGATTCTCGATCCCGACCAGCCGGAGGGCCAAAGAAGATCATTTACCCACACCACCCCGAGAACCGTACGAAGTACATGACAATTTCTGCACTTGATATCACCTCCATCCTCGAGACCTCCGGCTTCGACCACGCAGCCGTAAAGACCCACGCCCCCGGCCCCGAGGGCGCGCTGCCCATCACGCCCGAGATGCTGCTCACCGCGCCCTCGGGCAATCTCTTCGGCCTCTCGCAGAGCGCGGGCATGGGCTGGGACCCCGCCCGCCTGCTCGACCCCGAGTTCCTCATCCTGAGCACCCACGGCGGCCTGCGCGCAGCCGACGGCACCCCCATCGCCCTCGGCTTCCACACCGGCCACTGGGAGGTCGGCCTGCTCGTCGCCGAGGCCGCCCGCGAGCTGCGCAACCTGCACGCCGTCCCCTTCGCCGGGGCCGTCACCGACCCCTGCGACGGCCGCACCCAGGGCACCGAGGGCATGTTCGACTCGCTGCCCTTCCGCAACGACGCGGCCATCGTGCTGCGCCGCCTGATGCGCTCGCTGCCCACGCGCAAGGGCGTGCTCGGCATCGCCACCTGCGACAAGGGCCTGCCCGCTATGATGCTCGCGCTGGCATCCAGTGGCACCTACCCCAGCATCCTGGTTCCTGGAGGGACAACGCTGCTTCCAGACGGCGGCGAAGACGCAGGCAAGGTCCAGACCATCGGAGCCCGCTACGCCCAGCACCAGATCACCCTCGAGTACGCCGCCGAGATGGGCTGCCGCGCCTGCGCCTCGCCCGGCGGCGGCTGCCAGTTCCTCGGCACCGCAGCCACCAGCCAGGTCGTAGCCGAAGCCCTCGGCCTCTCACTGCCGCACACGGCGCTCGCCCCCTCCGGCCAGCCCATCTGGCTCGACGCCGCCGCCCGCTCCGCCCGCGCGCTGCTGCGCATGTTCCAGCTCGGCACCGGCACCCGCGACATCCTCACCGACGCCGCCATCCGCAACGCGATGGTCGTCCACGCGGCCTTCGGCGGCTCCACCAACCTGCTACTCCACGTCCCCGCCATCGCCCACGCGGCGGGCCTCACCCGCCCCACCGCCGAGGACTGGGCGCACGTCAACCGCCAGATCCCGCGCCTCGTGGACGCGCTGCCCAACGGCCCCAACGGCTTCGCCACGGTCCAGGTCTTCCTCGCCGGAGCCGTCCCCGAGGTCATGCTGCACCTGCGCGACGCGGGCCTGCTCGACACCTCCGTCCAAACCGTCAGCGGCTCCACGCTCGACGAGAACCTCAACTGGTGGCAACAGTCTGACCGCCGCCGCGAGCTAAAGGCCAAGCTCCAAACCCTCGACGGCATCGACCCCGGCCTGGTCATCATGTCGCCCGACACCGCCCGCTCTCGCGGCCTCACCGCCACGGTCTGCTTCCCCATCGGCAACCTCGCGCCCGAGGGCTGCGTCATCAAGAGCACCTCCATCGACCCCACCCTCATCGACGCCAACGAGACCTACCGCCACCGCGGCCCGGCCCGCGTCTTCCTCACCGAGCACGCGGCCATCGAGGCCATCAAAACCCACGCGCTCGGCGAAGGCGACGTCATGGTCCTCATCTGCGGCGGCCCCGCGGGCGCGGGGATGCAGGAGGTCTACCAGGTCACCTCGGCGCTCAAACAGCTCTCCTACTGCAAGCACATCGCCGTCCTCACCGACGCGCGCTTCAGCGGCGTCTCCACCGGAGCCTGCCTCGGCCACATCTCACCCGAGGCGCTGGCCGGAGGCCCCATCGGCAAGGTCCTCGACGGCGATCAAATTGAAATTGTCATCGACCGCGCTGCGCTGCACGGCACAGTCGACCTAGTAGGCGACGCCACCGGCCGCACCTTCACGCCGGAGGAAGGCCGCGCCATCCTAGCCGCCCGCCCATCGCGCCCCGACCTCGCCCCGCACCCGGCCTTGCCCGAAGACACCCGCCTCTGGGCCGCGCTCATCCAGGCCAGCGGCGGCATCTGGGGCGGCTGCGTCTACGACACCGACATGATCCTCGCCCGCCTGAACCAGCACAACCCCGTCCCTTAAGGGCACGGCTTCAGCCGTGCCGTCACCCCCGTTGGCCCCAAACATAAAATCTCATCACAAGCCCCAATTCCCCATCCAAGCATTGATAATCAGACCACTGAGTCCCACGAAAGGCCGCCAACCTTGAAACTCTTCCGCACACGCTCCGGCAACTTCCTCGAAGCAAACGGCAACTACTTCAAGCTCGAAGCCACCTGGGACAGCCTCATCGCCCACGACGATCTCTACGGCCACGCCGCGGCCATCGCCGCCAGCGCCCCGCGCTCCACCGAGTTCCATGAATCCGAGATCCTGGCCCCCGTCGTCAGCCAGGAGATCTGGGCCTCGGGCGTCACCTACTACCGCAGCCGCAACGCCCGCATGGAGGAGTCCAAGGACGCCGGTGGCGGCACCTTCTACGACCGCGTCTACACGGCCGAGCGCCCCGAACTCTTCTTCAAATCGACCGGCCCCAAAGCCGTCGGTACCGGCGCTCCGGTCCGCATCCGCAAGGACGCCACCTGGTCCGTCCCCGAGCCGGAGATGACCCTCGTCCTCAGCCCGCGCGGCAAGATCATCGGCTTCACCATCGGCAACGACATGAGCTCGCGCGACATCGAGGGCGAGAACCCGCTCTACCTCCCGCAGGCCAAGGTCTACAACGGAGCCTGCGCCGTCGGCCCCTGCATCTTCCTCTCGAACGGCCTGCTCCCCACCTCGACCACTATCTCCATCGAGATCCTGCGCGACGGCCAGCC
This is a stretch of genomic DNA from Granulicella sp. WH15. It encodes these proteins:
- a CDS encoding MFS transporter: MTFSPASPTSPEVKKDQRKRWFLLMPAIFITYSLAYLDRANYGFGAAAGLAKTLNISGSQTAILGSLFFLGYFIFQIPGAMYARRHSAARLIFIALVAWGSLAALTGVIRNFWLLVLDRFVLGIAESLIMPAALLLLTNWFTRQERSRANTFLILGNPVTVLWMSAITGYLIHSFGWQKTFIIEGIPSVLWAFVWLVLVRDHPHQAKWLSAEASADLAHQLALEQRSLPPIANLGLALRRPDVLIFCAMYFCWSIGMYAFVLWLPTIIQQGLSKGIEATGLLSAAPYVLGVIAMIVTSQISDRTQRRGSLVWPSMLFAGFALLISSFLAAHSFWLAYIGLILTAGGLYAPYGPFFAMIPEIIPANVAAGVIAAVNSAGALGGFFGTWLVGELQARTGGSKAGLLFMSFSTILSGLLMLCIKRTSPNSSESAGPYDLSQAEPT
- a CDS encoding YjhG/YagF family D-xylonate dehydratase encodes the protein MTISALDITSILETSGFDHAAVKTHAPGPEGALPITPEMLLTAPSGNLFGLSQSAGMGWDPARLLDPEFLILSTHGGLRAADGTPIALGFHTGHWEVGLLVAEAARELRNLHAVPFAGAVTDPCDGRTQGTEGMFDSLPFRNDAAIVLRRLMRSLPTRKGVLGIATCDKGLPAMMLALASSGTYPSILVPGGTTLLPDGGEDAGKVQTIGARYAQHQITLEYAAEMGCRACASPGGGCQFLGTAATSQVVAEALGLSLPHTALAPSGQPIWLDAAARSARALLRMFQLGTGTRDILTDAAIRNAMVVHAAFGGSTNLLLHVPAIAHAAGLTRPTAEDWAHVNRQIPRLVDALPNGPNGFATVQVFLAGAVPEVMLHLRDAGLLDTSVQTVSGSTLDENLNWWQQSDRRRELKAKLQTLDGIDPGLVIMSPDTARSRGLTATVCFPIGNLAPEGCVIKSTSIDPTLIDANETYRHRGPARVFLTEHAAIEAIKTHALGEGDVMVLICGGPAGAGMQEVYQVTSALKQLSYCKHIAVLTDARFSGVSTGACLGHISPEALAGGPIGKVLDGDQIEIVIDRAALHGTVDLVGDATGRTFTPEEGRAILAARPSRPDLAPHPALPEDTRLWAALIQASGGIWGGCVYDTDMILARLNQHNPVP
- a CDS encoding fumarylacetoacetate hydrolase family protein; translation: MKLFRTRSGNFLEANGNYFKLEATWDSLIAHDDLYGHAAAIAASAPRSTEFHESEILAPVVSQEIWASGVTYYRSRNARMEESKDAGGGTFYDRVYTAERPELFFKSTGPKAVGTGAPVRIRKDATWSVPEPEMTLVLSPRGKIIGFTIGNDMSSRDIEGENPLYLPQAKVYNGACAVGPCIFLSNGLLPTSTTISIEILRDGQPAFTGATALTELKRDPHTLAEYLFREMDFEHGALLMTGTGVVPPDNFTLASGDEIIITIDHIGTLKNTVA